A DNA window from Onthophagus taurus isolate NC chromosome 1, IU_Otau_3.0, whole genome shotgun sequence contains the following coding sequences:
- the LOC111426816 gene encoding uncharacterized protein — MKLALVLFAVVALGSAYPTNRDLQGDLENIVATIPLSEIRAIARKYAENDAEFQEVVKYLQGPEWAELVQTVADHETWQRFKAYMSEAGVDIDGVIQYLHDLIAGAPIPVAKKSEVRSVRDFVDEVLAILDLQAVLEALNDKLNNSPEFQEFFGKISSEDAHQMVEEIRAIPEVQRIAQRLREMGIDVDKVIDLVYGLLGWSKKMTTRDLQGDLEDIVATIPLAEIREIARRYAETDAEFQEIVIYLQGPEWAELVQTVADNETWQRFKAYMSDAGVDIDGVIQYLHDLIAGAPIPVAKKSEVRSVRDFVDEVLAILDLQAVLEALNDKLNNSADFQEFFGKISSQDAHQMVEEIRAIPEVQRIAQRLREMGIDVDKVIDLVYGLLGWSKKMTTRDLQGDLEDIVATIPLAEIREIARRYAETDEEFQEIVKYLQGPEWAELVQTVADNETWQRFKAYMSDAGVDIDGVIQYLHDLIAGAPIPVAKKSEVRSVRDFVDEVLAILDLQAVLEALNDKLNTSADFQEFFGKISSEDAHQMVEEIRAIPEVQRIAQRLREMGIDVDKVIDLVYGLLGWSK, encoded by the coding sequence ATGAAACTCGCTTTGGTGCTTTTCGCCGTTGTAGCGTTGGGTTCGGCTTATCCGACCAACAGAGATCTTCAAGGCgatcttgaaaatatcgtCGCAACCATTCCATTATCCGAAATCAGAGCAATTGCTCGCAAATATGCTGAAAACGATGCCGAATTCCAAGAAGttgtaaaatatttgcaaGGACCCGAATGGGCTGAGCTTGTTCAAACAGTTGCCGACCACGAAACATGGCAAAGATTCAAAGCTTACATGTCAGAAGCTGGAGTAGATATTGATGGAGTCATCCAATACCTCCACGACCTCATCGCCGGAGCTCCAATTCCTGTAGCCAAGAAATCCGAAGTTCGTAGTGTAAGAGATTTCGTCGATGAAGTCCTTGCTATTTTGGATCTTCAAGCCGTACTTGAAGCTCTCAATGACAAACTCAATAATAGCCCCGAATTCCAAGAATTCTTTGGAAAAATCTCCAGCGAAGATGCTCATCAAATGGTCGAAGAAATCCGTGCTATTCCCGAGGTTCAACGCATCGCCCAACGTCTCCGCGAAATGGGTATTGATGTTGACAAAGTTATCGATTTAGTCTACGGTCTTTTGGGATGGAGCAAGAAAATGACCACCAGAGATCTCCAAGGCGATCTTGAAGATATCGTCGCAACCATTCCATTAGCCGAAATCAGAGAAATTGCCCGTAGATATGCTGAAACCGATGCAGAATTCCAAGAAATTGTAATATATTTACAAGGACCTGAATGGGCTGAACTTGTTCAAACAGTTGCCGACAACGAAACATGGCAAAGATTCAAAGCTTACATGTCCGATGCTGGAGTAGATATTGATGGAGTCATCCAATACCTCCACGACCTCATCGCCGGAGCTCCAATTCCCGTAGCCAAGAAATCCGAAGTTCGTAGTGTAAGAGATTTCGTCGATGAAGTCCTTGCTATTTTGGATCTTCAAGCCGTACTTGAAGCTCTCAATGACAAACTCAATAATAGCGCCGACTTCCAAGAATTCTTTGGAAAAATCTCCAGCCAAGATGCTCATCAAATGGTCGAAGAAATCCGTGCTATTCCCGAGGTTCAACGCATCGCCCAACGTCTCCGCGAAATGGGTATTGACGTTGATAAAGTTATCGATTTAGTCTACGGTCTTTTGGGATGGAGCAAGAAAATGACCACCAGAGATCTCCAAGGCGATCTTGAAGATATCGTCGCAACCATTCCATTAGCCGAAATCAGAGAAATTGCCCGTAGATATGCTGAAACCGATGAAGAATTCcaagaaattgtaaaatatttacaagGACCTGAATGGGCTGAACTTGTTCAAACAGTTGCCGACAACGAAACATGGCAAAGATTCAAAGCTTACATGTCCGATGCTGGAGTAGATATTGATGGTGTTATCCAATACCTCCACGACCTCATCGCCGGAGCTCCAATTCCCGTAGCCAAGAAATCCGAAGTTCGTAGTGTAAGAGATTTCGTCGATGAAGTCCTTGCTATTTTGGATCTTCAAGCCGTACTTGAAGCTCTCAATGACAAACTCAATACTAGCGCCGACTTCCAAGAATTCTTTGGAAAAATCTCCAGCGAAGATGCTCATCAAATGGTCGAAGAAATCCGTGCTATTCCCGAGGTTCAACGCATCGCCCAACGTCTCCGCGAAATGGGTATTGACGTTGACAAAGTTATCGACTTAGTCTACGGTCTTTTGGGATGGTCCAAATAA